The following are encoded in a window of Impatiens glandulifera chromosome 5, dImpGla2.1, whole genome shotgun sequence genomic DNA:
- the LOC124938033 gene encoding protein NETWORKED 1A-like isoform X2: MAMTPPLTSTDSRRSYSWWWDSHISPKNSKWLQENLTDMDSKIKAMIKLIEEDADSFARRAEMYYKKRPELMKLVEEFYRAYRALAERYDHASGELRQAHKTIAQALDQDQVSIVFSEDYSPCRPSPDPSTNTNMNTPKTPRTYHTSFDFHSGMKALNDFMEGMQIEEENPEIATDVENIKKALSQKESVLVKYQNAMKELSDLEEELSLAKKNSVCLEESAEKAETEARELKEELAKLGAERDSGIVKIINLESLLSQAKEREFIEKELEKERDESILNHKQCLLKIADLELRLSISVEQSASLKESANRSENQVMNLEKSLAELKQEKDNASLQYTNCLDKIAMLEEDKRKLDGAVERNVHLEMLNESLQLEADDLMKKISKKDQELCEKQEGLEKLQDCLRDERHRFVQVETALESLKNLHSRSQDEQKALTMDLKKGLKMMKDEQVEILRLREMKEKLEGELALQINQTGALQDEITNLKDEILRMNRKYSDVSEQLKSAGVAVKLLQEENSRLQRIQVEDMVQKCDLLKKVEETEKVLDEKTSLAAEKASLISQMQIITENMQKLFKENILLENSLSVANLELFKLRAKSNGLQELNEFLSNEKSNLLTERGELVEQLATVERKLENFETRFTDLENLKEERSTGTRLASLESNIENLRDESRRAKKDFEEELGRAVNAQLEIFVLQKFVKDMEQKNYSLILECQKHTEASRLAETLINELESENLEQQVEGEILLDEIGKLRLGIFKVFRALDVEHELEKEEDDNNNKVGNMQFSFLHVLGRIKDLKSSLANHEEQTHHLSVENSVLTTLLKQVKLDGREKVEQEKETLNREIMAMKNELKKKETEILFLKEELSTRNKVEEEQEEEENWSSELKEMSNEFEMWEAEAATFYFDLQLSNVREVLYESKVHELSETCQALESESASKAVEIHRMKERVGLMENEIGGLKAQLSAFVDKDDANFEEEDELDVSQLQRLQFRVEAVEKAVILQKDEERTKPEILEEESSTRNGNLTKDIPLDQVSNASNSLRRRTNTKGNSRTDDQMLELWEATAEDRTFKHIPQHIPQKNAINPKPQFDSSKISETLTKDSEKLTKLKTTMMELKNKLAEEEKCRKKNKKKDSFDFETVKEQLQEVDEAIVQFTHLNGQMKRNLEENAHENEGEKGLRVYQLVRKGSESVARLELEVQKIQYIFLKNEEDEKKISKGGSIRFSRNKTNLILKSLLIHTSGSPKQKKKRGLCGCFNPSTPTTAGRISM; this comes from the exons ATGGCGATGACGCCGCCATTGACTTCCACCGATTCTCGGCGTTCCTACTCTTGGTGGTGGGACAGTCATATCAGCCCTAAAAACTCTAAATGGCTTCAAGAAAATCTCACCG ATATGGATTCGAAGATCAAAGCAATGATCAAGTTAATAGAAGAAGACGCAGATTCCTTCGCTAGAAGAGCAGAAATGTACTACAAGAAACGCCCCGAGTTAATGAAACTAGTTGAGGAATTCTACAGAGCATATCGCGCCTTAGCTGAGCGATATGATCACGCCTCGGGTGAGCTTCGTCAAGCTCACAAAACAATCGCGCAAGCACTTGATCAGGATCAAGTCTCCATTGTCTTTTCCGAGGATTATTCCCCTTGTAGACCCTCTCCTGATCCAAGCACAAACACAAACATGAACACGCCCAAAACTCCACGAACTTACCACACCTCGTTCGATTTCCACTCGGGGATGAAAGCGTTGAATGATTTCATGGAAGGAATGCAGATAGAAGAAGAGAATCCAGAAATTGCAACTGATGTTGAGAATATAAAGAAGGCCCTTTCCCAGAAAGAATCTGTTTTGGTTAAGTATCAGAATGCTATGAAAGAGTTATCTGATTTGGAGGAAGAACTCAGTCTTGCTAAGAAGAATTCAGTTTGCCTTGAAGAATCGGCTGAGAAAGCTGAAACAGAAGCCCGGGAACTCAAGGAAGAACTGGCGAAGTTAGGAGCCGAAAGAGATTCTGGAATTGTTAAGATTATCAATCTAGAGTCTTTACTAAGCCAAGCCAAAGAAAGGGAGTTTATCGAAAAAGAACTCGAGAAAGAAAGAGATGAAAGTATTCTCAACCATAAACAATGTCTCTTGAAGATAGCCGATTTGGAATTAAGGCTTTCAATCTCTGTAGAACAATCAGCTAGTCTGAAGGAGAGTGCCAACAGATCTGAGAATCAAGTCATGAACTTGGAAAAATCTCTTGCAGAATTGAAACAAGAGAAAGATAATGCTTCCCTTCAATATACAAACTGCTTGGACAAGATCGCGATGCTGGAAGAAGATAAACGGAAGCTCGATGGCGCTGTTGAGCGAAATGTTCATCTGGAAATGCTGAACGAGTCTCTTCAGCTCGAGGCTGATGATCTGATGAAGAAGATCTCGAAGAAGGATCAAGAGCTCTGCGAGAAACAGGAGGGTTTGGAGAAACTTCAGGATTGTTTAAGGGATGAACGTCATCGTTTCGTGCAAGTGGAAACCGCTCTGGAGAGTTTGAAAAACCTGCATTCTCGATCACAGGATGAACAGAAGGCTTTGACTATGGATCTAAAGAAAGGTCTGAAAATGATGAAGGATGAACAAGTAGAGATTCTTCGATTGAGAGAGATGAAGGAGAAGCTCGAAGGTGAACTTGCATTACAAATCAACCAAACCGGGGCTCTACAGGACGAGATTACAAATTTGAAAGACGAAATCCTTCGAATGAATCGTAAATACAGCGATGTATCGGAGCAGTTGAAGTCAGCCGGAGTAGCTGTCAAGCTTCTACAGGAAGAGAACTCTAGGTTACAGAGGATTCAAGTGGAGGACATGGTTCAGAAATGCGATTTGCTAAAGAAAGTGGAAGAGACGGAGAAGGTTCTGGATGAGAAAACCTCGCTAGCAGCAGAGAAAGCATCCCTTATATCTCAAATGCAGATAATTACAGAGAATATGCAGAAGCTTTTCAAGGAGAACATTCTTCTCGAGAATTCGCTCTCGGTTGCTAATCTCGAGCTTTTCAAGCTACGTGCGAAATCGAACGGTTTGCAAGAGCTGAACGAGTTTCTAAGCAATGAGAAATCGAATCTCTTAACCGAAAGAGGCGAGCTCGTGGAGCAGTTGGCGACTGTCGAGAGGAAACTGGAGAATTTTGAGACGAGATTTACTGATTTGGAGAATTTGAAGGAAGAACGTTCGACAGGGACACGTTTGGCGAGCCTGGAGAGCAATATCGAGAATCTTCGCGACGAGAGTCGACGGGCGAAGAAAGATTTCGAGGAAGAACTCGGCCGTGCTGTGAATGCTCAGCTTGAGATCTTTGTTTTGCAGAAATTTGTAAAGGATATGGAGCAGAAGAACTACTCGTTAATCCTCGAGTGCCAGAAGCATACAGAGGCTTCGAGATTGGCTGAGACACTGATCAATGAATTGGAAAGCGAGAATCTGGAGCAGCAGGTTGAAGGAGAGATTCTGCTTGACGAAATTGGGAAACTTAGGCTTGGTATATTCAAGGTTTTCCGGGCATTGGATGTCGAACATGAActagagaaagaagaagatgataataATAACAAGGTTGGAAACATGCAGTTCTCGTTTCTTCATGTTTTAGGGAGGATAAAGGACTTGAAAAGCTCTCTGGCGAATCACGAGGAACAAACGCATCATCTATCTGTGGAGAATTCAGTTCTTACGACTTTACTCAAGCAAGTGAAACTGGATGGAAGGGAAAAGGTTGAGCAGGAGAAGGAGACCCTAAATCGGGAGATTATGGCGATGAAGAAcgaattgaagaagaaagagacgGAAATCTTGTTTCTAAAAGAAGAGTTATCAACTAGGAATAAAgtagaagaagaacaagaagaagaggagaattGGAGTTCTGAGCTGAAGGAGATGAGCAATGAGTTTGAGATGTGGGAAGCAGAGGCTGCAACTTTCTATTTCGATCTCCAGCTTTCGAATGTACGTGAAGTTCTTTATGAGAGTAAGGTCCACGAACTCTCTGAAACCTGTCAGGCTCTCGAGAGTGAAAGCGCTTCCAAAGCAGTTGAGATTCATCGCATGAAGGAGagagtcggtttaatggaaaACGAGATTGGAGGCCTCAAAGCTCAATTATCAGCTTTTGTTGACAAG GATGATGCTAATTTCGAAGAAGAAGACGAATTAGATGTGTCTCAGTTGCAGAGATTACAGTTCAGGGTAGAGGCAGTTGAGAAGGCGGTTATATTGCAAAAGGATGAAGAAAGGACAAAACCGGAAATACTAGAAGAAGAATCATCAACAAGAAATGGCAATTTGACAAAAGACATTCCTCTTGATCAGGTATCAAACGCCTCAAATTCATTACGCAGAAGAACAAATACGAAAGGGAATTCAAGAACAGACGATCAGATGCTCGAATTATGGGAAGCTACAGCAGAAGACCGCACCTTCAAACACATTCCTCAACACATTCCTCAGAAGAACgctataaaccctaaaccacaGTTCGACAGCAGTAAGATTTCAGAGACATTAACTAAGGATTCTGAGAAACTGACTAAACTCAAGACCACAATGATGGAGTTGAAAAATAAGTTGGCAGAGGAGGAGAAATGCaggaagaagaataagaagaaggaTTCATTCGATTTCGAAACAGTGAAGGAACAGTTGCAGGAAGTTGATGAAGCAATAGTTCAGTTTACACATTTGAATGGTCAGATGAAGAGAAATCTGGAAGAGAATGCACACGAGAACGAGGGAGAGAAAGGGTTAAGGGTGTATCAGCTTGTAAGGAAGGGTTCAGAGAGTGTTGCGCGGTTggagctagaagttcagaaaatcCAGTATATTTTTCTGAAGaacgaagaagatgagaagAAGATAAGCAAAGGAGGAAGCATAAGGTTTTCAAGGAACAAAACAAACTTAATTTTGAAGAGTCTTCTCATACACACCAGCGGCAGCCCTAAGCAGAAGAAGAAACGCGGTTTATGCGGTTGCTTTAATCCTTCAACTCCAACTACTGCAGGCAGGATCAGCATGTGA
- the LOC124938033 gene encoding protein NETWORKED 1A-like isoform X1 — protein MAMTPPLTSTDSRRSYSWWWDSHISPKNSKWLQENLTDMDSKIKAMIKLIEEDADSFARRAEMYYKKRPELMKLVEEFYRAYRALAERYDHASGELRQAHKTIAQALDQDQVSIVFSEDYSPCRPSPDPSTNTNMNTPKTPRTYHTSFDFHSGMKALNDFMEGMQIEEENPEIATDVENIKKALSQKESVLVKYQNAMKELSDLEEELSLAKKNSVCLEESAEKAETEARELKEELAKLGAERDSGIVKIINLESLLSQAKEREFIEKELEKERDESILNHKQCLLKIADLELRLSISVEQSASLKESANRSENQVMNLEKSLAELKQEKDNASLQYTNCLDKIAMLEEDKRKLDGAVERNVHLEMLNESLQLEADDLMKKISKKDQELCEKQEGLEKLQDCLRDERHRFVQVETALESLKNLHSRSQDEQKALTMDLKKGLKMMKDEQVEILRLREMKEKLEGELALQINQTGALQDEITNLKDEILRMNRKYSDVSEQLKSAGVAVKLLQEENSRLQRIQVEDMVQKCDLLKKVEETEKVLDEKTSLAAEKASLISQMQIITENMQKLFKENILLENSLSVANLELFKLRAKSNGLQELNEFLSNEKSNLLTERGELVEQLATVERKLENFETRFTDLENLKEERSTGTRLASLESNIENLRDESRRAKKDFEEELGRAVNAQLEIFVLQKFVKDMEQKNYSLILECQKHTEASRLAETLINELESENLEQQVEGEILLDEIGKLRLGIFKVFRALDVEHELEKEEDDNNNKVGNMQFSFLHVLGRIKDLKSSLANHEEQTHHLSVENSVLTTLLKQVKLDGREKVEQEKETLNREIMAMKNELKKKETEILFLKEELSTRNKVEEEQEEEENWSSELKEMSNEFEMWEAEAATFYFDLQLSNVREVLYESKVHELSETCQALESESASKAVEIHRMKERVGLMENEIGGLKAQLSAFVDKDLQDDANFEEEDELDVSQLQRLQFRVEAVEKAVILQKDEERTKPEILEEESSTRNGNLTKDIPLDQVSNASNSLRRRTNTKGNSRTDDQMLELWEATAEDRTFKHIPQHIPQKNAINPKPQFDSSKISETLTKDSEKLTKLKTTMMELKNKLAEEEKCRKKNKKKDSFDFETVKEQLQEVDEAIVQFTHLNGQMKRNLEENAHENEGEKGLRVYQLVRKGSESVARLELEVQKIQYIFLKNEEDEKKISKGGSIRFSRNKTNLILKSLLIHTSGSPKQKKKRGLCGCFNPSTPTTAGRISM, from the exons ATGGCGATGACGCCGCCATTGACTTCCACCGATTCTCGGCGTTCCTACTCTTGGTGGTGGGACAGTCATATCAGCCCTAAAAACTCTAAATGGCTTCAAGAAAATCTCACCG ATATGGATTCGAAGATCAAAGCAATGATCAAGTTAATAGAAGAAGACGCAGATTCCTTCGCTAGAAGAGCAGAAATGTACTACAAGAAACGCCCCGAGTTAATGAAACTAGTTGAGGAATTCTACAGAGCATATCGCGCCTTAGCTGAGCGATATGATCACGCCTCGGGTGAGCTTCGTCAAGCTCACAAAACAATCGCGCAAGCACTTGATCAGGATCAAGTCTCCATTGTCTTTTCCGAGGATTATTCCCCTTGTAGACCCTCTCCTGATCCAAGCACAAACACAAACATGAACACGCCCAAAACTCCACGAACTTACCACACCTCGTTCGATTTCCACTCGGGGATGAAAGCGTTGAATGATTTCATGGAAGGAATGCAGATAGAAGAAGAGAATCCAGAAATTGCAACTGATGTTGAGAATATAAAGAAGGCCCTTTCCCAGAAAGAATCTGTTTTGGTTAAGTATCAGAATGCTATGAAAGAGTTATCTGATTTGGAGGAAGAACTCAGTCTTGCTAAGAAGAATTCAGTTTGCCTTGAAGAATCGGCTGAGAAAGCTGAAACAGAAGCCCGGGAACTCAAGGAAGAACTGGCGAAGTTAGGAGCCGAAAGAGATTCTGGAATTGTTAAGATTATCAATCTAGAGTCTTTACTAAGCCAAGCCAAAGAAAGGGAGTTTATCGAAAAAGAACTCGAGAAAGAAAGAGATGAAAGTATTCTCAACCATAAACAATGTCTCTTGAAGATAGCCGATTTGGAATTAAGGCTTTCAATCTCTGTAGAACAATCAGCTAGTCTGAAGGAGAGTGCCAACAGATCTGAGAATCAAGTCATGAACTTGGAAAAATCTCTTGCAGAATTGAAACAAGAGAAAGATAATGCTTCCCTTCAATATACAAACTGCTTGGACAAGATCGCGATGCTGGAAGAAGATAAACGGAAGCTCGATGGCGCTGTTGAGCGAAATGTTCATCTGGAAATGCTGAACGAGTCTCTTCAGCTCGAGGCTGATGATCTGATGAAGAAGATCTCGAAGAAGGATCAAGAGCTCTGCGAGAAACAGGAGGGTTTGGAGAAACTTCAGGATTGTTTAAGGGATGAACGTCATCGTTTCGTGCAAGTGGAAACCGCTCTGGAGAGTTTGAAAAACCTGCATTCTCGATCACAGGATGAACAGAAGGCTTTGACTATGGATCTAAAGAAAGGTCTGAAAATGATGAAGGATGAACAAGTAGAGATTCTTCGATTGAGAGAGATGAAGGAGAAGCTCGAAGGTGAACTTGCATTACAAATCAACCAAACCGGGGCTCTACAGGACGAGATTACAAATTTGAAAGACGAAATCCTTCGAATGAATCGTAAATACAGCGATGTATCGGAGCAGTTGAAGTCAGCCGGAGTAGCTGTCAAGCTTCTACAGGAAGAGAACTCTAGGTTACAGAGGATTCAAGTGGAGGACATGGTTCAGAAATGCGATTTGCTAAAGAAAGTGGAAGAGACGGAGAAGGTTCTGGATGAGAAAACCTCGCTAGCAGCAGAGAAAGCATCCCTTATATCTCAAATGCAGATAATTACAGAGAATATGCAGAAGCTTTTCAAGGAGAACATTCTTCTCGAGAATTCGCTCTCGGTTGCTAATCTCGAGCTTTTCAAGCTACGTGCGAAATCGAACGGTTTGCAAGAGCTGAACGAGTTTCTAAGCAATGAGAAATCGAATCTCTTAACCGAAAGAGGCGAGCTCGTGGAGCAGTTGGCGACTGTCGAGAGGAAACTGGAGAATTTTGAGACGAGATTTACTGATTTGGAGAATTTGAAGGAAGAACGTTCGACAGGGACACGTTTGGCGAGCCTGGAGAGCAATATCGAGAATCTTCGCGACGAGAGTCGACGGGCGAAGAAAGATTTCGAGGAAGAACTCGGCCGTGCTGTGAATGCTCAGCTTGAGATCTTTGTTTTGCAGAAATTTGTAAAGGATATGGAGCAGAAGAACTACTCGTTAATCCTCGAGTGCCAGAAGCATACAGAGGCTTCGAGATTGGCTGAGACACTGATCAATGAATTGGAAAGCGAGAATCTGGAGCAGCAGGTTGAAGGAGAGATTCTGCTTGACGAAATTGGGAAACTTAGGCTTGGTATATTCAAGGTTTTCCGGGCATTGGATGTCGAACATGAActagagaaagaagaagatgataataATAACAAGGTTGGAAACATGCAGTTCTCGTTTCTTCATGTTTTAGGGAGGATAAAGGACTTGAAAAGCTCTCTGGCGAATCACGAGGAACAAACGCATCATCTATCTGTGGAGAATTCAGTTCTTACGACTTTACTCAAGCAAGTGAAACTGGATGGAAGGGAAAAGGTTGAGCAGGAGAAGGAGACCCTAAATCGGGAGATTATGGCGATGAAGAAcgaattgaagaagaaagagacgGAAATCTTGTTTCTAAAAGAAGAGTTATCAACTAGGAATAAAgtagaagaagaacaagaagaagaggagaattGGAGTTCTGAGCTGAAGGAGATGAGCAATGAGTTTGAGATGTGGGAAGCAGAGGCTGCAACTTTCTATTTCGATCTCCAGCTTTCGAATGTACGTGAAGTTCTTTATGAGAGTAAGGTCCACGAACTCTCTGAAACCTGTCAGGCTCTCGAGAGTGAAAGCGCTTCCAAAGCAGTTGAGATTCATCGCATGAAGGAGagagtcggtttaatggaaaACGAGATTGGAGGCCTCAAAGCTCAATTATCAGCTTTTGTTGACAAG gattTGCAGGATGATGCTAATTTCGAAGAAGAAGACGAATTAGATGTGTCTCAGTTGCAGAGATTACAGTTCAGGGTAGAGGCAGTTGAGAAGGCGGTTATATTGCAAAAGGATGAAGAAAGGACAAAACCGGAAATACTAGAAGAAGAATCATCAACAAGAAATGGCAATTTGACAAAAGACATTCCTCTTGATCAGGTATCAAACGCCTCAAATTCATTACGCAGAAGAACAAATACGAAAGGGAATTCAAGAACAGACGATCAGATGCTCGAATTATGGGAAGCTACAGCAGAAGACCGCACCTTCAAACACATTCCTCAACACATTCCTCAGAAGAACgctataaaccctaaaccacaGTTCGACAGCAGTAAGATTTCAGAGACATTAACTAAGGATTCTGAGAAACTGACTAAACTCAAGACCACAATGATGGAGTTGAAAAATAAGTTGGCAGAGGAGGAGAAATGCaggaagaagaataagaagaaggaTTCATTCGATTTCGAAACAGTGAAGGAACAGTTGCAGGAAGTTGATGAAGCAATAGTTCAGTTTACACATTTGAATGGTCAGATGAAGAGAAATCTGGAAGAGAATGCACACGAGAACGAGGGAGAGAAAGGGTTAAGGGTGTATCAGCTTGTAAGGAAGGGTTCAGAGAGTGTTGCGCGGTTggagctagaagttcagaaaatcCAGTATATTTTTCTGAAGaacgaagaagatgagaagAAGATAAGCAAAGGAGGAAGCATAAGGTTTTCAAGGAACAAAACAAACTTAATTTTGAAGAGTCTTCTCATACACACCAGCGGCAGCCCTAAGCAGAAGAAGAAACGCGGTTTATGCGGTTGCTTTAATCCTTCAACTCCAACTACTGCAGGCAGGATCAGCATGTGA
- the LOC124938035 gene encoding uncharacterized protein LOC124938035 has translation MTLSLSATNSFLKLVLSRIPKNGNRFVHFSAFSGPMQCVVSYPIQRQTCNIFQRFRISLYRDNRTLSITSINSNDSSISSSNNESMNGAREFLGLTDDRLMDQCEMDTYKSSGPGGQHRNKRETSVRLKHLPTGIISQASEERSQHKNRTMALVRLRTLLALKVRNPIDLDTYSPPMELLQILPTKSTIRGRECGSQIGPNNSKFALGIQALLDLMFAVDGSVSDAAKRLGLSTGALSRLILSDDSLRAAANEIRASKGLKPLK, from the coding sequence ATGACGTTATCACTCAGCGCTACAAATTCCTTCTTGAAATTGGTTCTTAGTCGAATCCCAAAGAATGGTAATCGTTTCGTTCATTTCTCTGCATTCTCAGGTCCAATGCAATGTGTTGTTTCTTATCCAATACAAAGACAGACCTGCAATATTTTTCAGCGATTTAGAATATCATTATACCGTGACAATCGTACCTTGTCCATTACCAGTATAAATAGTAATGATTCATCAATTTCTAGTAGTAATAATGAATCCATGAATGGAGCCAGAGAATTCCTAGGTTTGACTGACGATCGATTGATGGACCAATGCGAGATGGATACATACAAGTCATCTGGTCCAGGTGGTCAGCATAGAAACAAGCGAGAAACTAGTGTTCGTTTAAAGCATCTTCCAACCGGTATAATCAGCCAGGCTTCAGAAGAGAGATCACAACACAAGAATAGGACAATGGCTTTAGTTCGTTTGAGAACACTTTTAGCTCTTAAAGTACGAAATCCAATTGATCTTGATACATATTCACCTCCTATGGAACTCCTTCAAATTCTCCCTACAAAATCAACCATAAGAGGACGTGAGTGTGGGTCACAAATAGGGcctaataattctaaatttgcTTTGGGGATACAAGCTTTGCTTGACCTGATGTTTGCTGTCGACGGTTCAGTTTCAGATGCTGCTAAGCGGCTAGGTTTGAGTACTGGGGCTTTGTCAAGGTTAATATTATCTGATGATTCTCTTAGAGCGGCTGCAAATGAGATTAGAGCATCCAAAGGTCTGAAACCCCTCAAATAG
- the LOC124938777 gene encoding putative pentatricopeptide repeat-containing protein At3g01580 encodes MTSSFLHTTCSMECLSETFHVLNSKLRRYYADKQYRETLHLFSHLFSIKKSDISTIPITLKACTKLYELKFGRIIHGFMIKNGSSRLNFGESALVELYSKFGSMDDAMQVYKDCCKPDVFLWTAMISGYDKKGYSEKALSIFVEKMKTGDFIPHQITLVSVVSACTKLMNKNMGRSVHGFVTRMGFDTVLSLDNSLLNFYGKIGAVEASVNLFRTMNNERDVVSWSTMISSYAHNGLSTEAIDSFNKMVYENVEPNAITLIHVLKACEDTSDLDQGKKIHEYVVRKGFESDPSVSTSLMYFYMKCGSIEIAVDVFDRMPRKDVVSWIAFLSGYVKIGMAHEGISVFKRMLRSGIKPDPIAMVKFLSASAESGNLIEACSLHDYLVKGGFEENVFVQSSLIELYSKCGELHFSMSVFERAKIKDVFLWSSMIAGYGIHGRAKEAVELFNEMITSVRPNKVTFLSILSACSHAGLVKEGIRFFEMMVNDYKLYPESAHFGILVDLVSRNGEIDKAVEIINRMPIQAGANVWGALLGACRIHGNVEIGELAIRELSRLDPDHAGYHILLSNMYFVEGKWELGASIRNAVKTKRLKKTTAQSVIGIGNEIHSFVADDNMHPFCNQIYSLLGNMWGEMNQECYVSHMNNSLVYQAEEIL; translated from the coding sequence ATGACTTCTTCTTTTCTGCACACAACATGTTCGATGGAATGCCTCAGTGAAACCTTTCACGTCTTGAACTCCAAGCTTAGGCGCTACTATGCAGACAAACAATACAGGGAAACTCTACATCTATTCTCTCATTTGTTTTCCATTAAAAAATCTGATATTTCAACTATACCCATTACATTAAAAGCATGTACAAAGCTATATGAGCTCAAATTTGGGAGAATTATCCATggttttatgattaaaaatggAAGTTCAAGGTTGAACTTTGGTGAATCTGCATTAGTTGAGTTGTACTCAAAATTTGGTTCTATGGATGATGCTATGCAGGTCTATAAAGATTGCTGTAAACCAGATGTTTTTCTTTGGACTGCTATGATTAGTGGGTATGACAAGAAAGGCTATTCAGAGAAAGCACTGTCAATTTTCGTTGAGAAGATGAAGACTGGTGATTTCATTCCTCATCAGATTACTCTGGTTAGTGTTGTCTCTGCTTGTACTAAATTAATGAACAAGAACATGGGGAGAAGTGTTCATGGATTTGTAACTAGGATGGGATTCGATACTGTTTTATCTTTGGACAATTCGTTGTTGAATTTCTATGGTAAGATTGGAGCTGTTGAAGCTTCTGTTAATCTGTTCAGAACGATGAACAACGAAAGAGATGTGGTCTCTTGGAGTACTATGATTAGTTCTTATGCTCATAATGGATTATCCACTGAAGCAATAGATAGTTTTAACAAGATGGTTTATGAGAATGTTGAGCCAAATGCAATTACTCTAATTCACGTCCTAAAAGCATGTGAAGATACTTCTGATCTAGATCAAGGAAAGAAGATTCACGAATACGTTGTTCGTAAAGGGTTTGAATCCGATCCTTCGGTTTCCACTTCTTTAATGTACTTCTACATGAAATGTGGTTCCATTGAGATCGCAGTTGATGTGTTCGATAGAATGCCTAGGAAAGACGTAGTTTCGTGGATAGCTTTCTTGAGTGGATACGTTAAAATTGGAATGGCCCATGAAGGCATTAGCGTTTTCAAGAGAATGTTACGAAGTGGAATCAAACCTGATCCGATCGCCATGGTGAAATTCTTATCAGCTTCTGCCGAATCTGGGAACCTTATTGAAGCTTGTTCTCTTCACGACTATTTGGTTAAAGGAGGATTCGAAGAAAATGTTTTCGTTCAATCTTCACTCATCGAACTTTACTCGAAATGCGGTGAGCTACATTTTTCCATGAGCGTATTCGAAAGAGCAAAGATTAAAGATGTCTTCTTATGGAGCTCGATGATAGCCGGTTATGGAATCCACGGCAGAGCCAAAGAAGCGGTTGAATTATTCAACGAGATGATAACTTCAGTTAGACCGAACAAGGTGACATTCCTTTCTATCCTATCTGCATGTAGCCATGCAGGTTTAGTCAAAGAAGGGATTCGTTTTTTCGAAATGATGGTTAATGATTACAAACTCTACCCTGAATCGGCACATTTTGGAATTCTCGTCGATTTGGTTAGCCGAAATGGGGAAATTGATAAGGCGGTTGAGATTATTAACCGAATGCCAATCCAAGCAGGGGCTAATGTATGGGGGGCTTTGCTTGGGGCGTGTAGAATTCATGGGAATGTGGAGATAGGAGAGCTTGCGATTAGGGAACTATCGCGGTTAGACCCTGACCATGCGGGTTACCATATTTTGCTTTCGAACATGTATTTTGTCGAGGGGAAATGGGAATTGGGAGCGAGTATTAGAAATGCGGTGAAAACAAAAAGGTTGAAGAAGACGACGGCGCAAAGTGTTATCGGGATTGGGAATGAAATTCATAGTTTTGTAGCGGATGATAATATGCATCCTTTTTGTAATCAAATTTATAGTTTGTTGGGGAATATGTGGGGGGAAATGAATCAGGAATGTTATGTTTCTCATATGAACAACTCTTTGGTATATCAGGCTGAGGAAATTTTGTAG